In the genome of Sphaeramia orbicularis chromosome 13, fSphaOr1.1, whole genome shotgun sequence, one region contains:
- the LOC115431017 gene encoding tripartite motif-containing protein 16-like: MAQKGVQLDQETISCSICLDPLKDAVTIPCGHSYCMSCIQTHWDGEDGKNIHSCPQCRQTFTPRPVLVKSTMLADLVEQLKKTGLGPAAADHYYAGAEDVACDVCTGRRLKAVKSCLVCLVSYCHKHLQPHHESAAFKKHKLVDPSEKLQENVCSRHSEVMKMFCRTDHQCICYVCSVDEHKGHDTVTSAAERTERQTELVVSREKIQQRIKNKQKDVKVLQQEAEDISCSADEAVEKNHKILTELIRLLEERRRDVERHIRSKEETEVSRVKELESKLKQEITELRRKDAEMDKLSHTHDHNQFLLQYPSVSKLREDPDSSGIDICPRNYFEDVTTAVSELRDKLQLSLTEGWTNISLSITQTQVLLEPEPQTRAGFLRYSRQITLDPNTVSELLSLSERNKRVTVMRQKRNYPYHPDRFSWFQVLSRESLTGRCYWEVEWGGSLRVAVAYKDIKRKGNYDECGFGYTDKSWALCCDNNSFVFRHNDVESSIPGPVSSRIGVDLDHTAGILSFYSISKTMTLIHRVQTTFTQPLYAGLGLWYVGDTAHFPKLH, translated from the coding sequence ATGGCGCAGAAAGGAGTTCAGCTGGATCAGGAAACAATTTCCTGTTCGATCTGTTTGGATCCACTGAAGGATGCGGTGACTATTCCCTGTGGACACAGCTACTGTATGAGCTGTATTCAAACCCACTGGGATGGAGAGGACGGGAAGAAcatccacagctgccctcagtGCAGACAGACCTTCACACCCAGGCCTGTCCTGGTCAAAAGCACCATGTTGGCAGATTTAgtggaacagctgaagaagactggACTTGGACCTGCTGCTGCTGATCACTACTACGCTGGAGCTGAAGATGTGGCCTGTGATGTGTGCACTGGGAGGAGACTGAAAGCTGTCAAGTCCTGTCTGGTGTGTTTGGTCTCGTACTGCCACAAACACCTTCAGCCTCATCATGAATCTGCTGCCTTTAAGAAACACAAGCTGGTGGATCCGTCGGAGAAGCTCCAGGAGAATGTCTGCTCTCGTCACAGTGaggtgatgaagatgttctgccGCACTGATCATCAGTGTATCTGTTATGTCTGCTCTGTGGATGAACATAAAGGCCACGACACAGTCACATCTGCAGCAGAAAGGACTGAGAGGCAGACAGAGCTGGTGGTGAGTCGAGAGAAAATCCAGCAGAGaatcaaaaacaaacagaaagatgTGAAGGTGCTTCAACAGGAGGCGGAGGACATCAGTTGCTCTGCTGACGAAGCAGTGGAGAAGAACCACAAGATCCTGACTGAGCTGATCCGACTCCTGGAGGAAAGAAGGCGTGATGTGGAGCGGCACATCAGATCCAAGGAGGAAACTGAAGTGAGTCGAGTCAAAGAGCTGGAGTCGAAGCTGAAGCAGGAGATCactgagctgaggaggaaagacgctgagatggacaaactgtcacacacacacgacCACAACCAGTTTTTACTCCAGTATCCATCAGTGTCCAAACTCAGAGAAGATCCAGACTCATCTGGCATCGACATCTGTCCTCGGAATTATTTTGAGGATGTGACAACAGCTGTGTCAGAGCTCAGAGATAAACTACAGCTCAGTCTGACAGAGGGATGGACCAACATCTCACTGAGCATCACTCAAACACAGGTTCTACTAGAACCGGAACCACAGACCAGAGCAGGATTCTTACGATATTCACGTCAAATcacactggatccaaacacagtgaGTGAACTTCTGTCACTGTCtgaaaggaataaaagagtaacaGTTATGAGACAAAAACGGAACTATCCTTATCATCCAGACAGATTCAGTTGGTTTCAGGTCCTGAGCAGAGAGAGTCTGACTGGtcgatgttactgggaggtggagtgggGGGGGAGCCTTCGGGTCGCAGTCGCATATAAGGATATTAAGAGAAAAGGAAACTATGATGAATGTGGATTTGGATACACTGACAAATCTTGGGCTTTATGTTGTGACAATAACTCGTTTGTATTTCGTCATAACGATGTTGAGTCTTCTATCCCAGGTCCAGTTTCCTCCAGAATTGGAGTGGACCTggatcacacagcaggtattctgTCCTTCTACAGCATCTCTAAAACCATGACTctgatccacagagtccagaccacattcACTCAACCTCTGTACGCTGGACTTGGACTTTGGTATGTTGGAGACACTGCCCACTTTCCTAAACTCCATTAA